In Poecilia reticulata strain Guanapo linkage group LG1, Guppy_female_1.0+MT, whole genome shotgun sequence, one genomic interval encodes:
- the LOC103471490 gene encoding perforin-1-like has translation MLPDSTSALLLISVLLVHSSVLSCRIGTQTECDAAPFVPGHDLVGPGFDIVRQHRKADVIDVKTYLRPSKTCVVCNNPFQNHALQKLPTSVLDWSTSSQCSDDIHSGLYTSLTSLVGAYTSQDASDWTFGLDVLERPEFEKLDMGATRSKAYRFASKRSKEDRYTFSTHSVTCSHYDFMVSITPPLTLKFKKRLDLLPTHYNSSTKNEFRKLIDIYGTHYARQVNLGGRLRRLITLRSCLASMNGLKSNEIETCLSMGVAVGLGKMKISSVPDSCIGVLKNKDSATNFRSGLHQHFTEVSGGNGWLGKFSIFQNDSMGYMNWLKSLKEHPDVVSYSLRPLYRLMPNELQKAAVKAAIWQYLKDTGVKKPPEEPQCDDKTPNVASNCCPLHTSWGNLSVTIVQAWKLYGDVVGVTDSYAKLRYGPVQRRTKMIQSDDPQWNAEFNLGKVDTSHQLLIEVWDEDSSKSDDLLVQCVMYLMPGSYTFTCSSYLGHLLFKFTLTCDPYLTGEKCIVYKPSPLVTGD, from the exons ATGCTGCCCGATTCAACTTCAGCTCTTCTTCTCATAAGCGTCCTCCTTGTTCACTCCTCTGTTCTGTCCTGTCGGATCGGGACCCAAACAGAGTGTGATGCTGCTCCTTTTGTACCAGGCCACGACCTGGTGGGGCCAGGTTTTGATATAGTGAGACAGCACAGAAAAGCTGATGTGATTGATGTGAAGACTTACCTGAGGCCCAGCAAAACTTGTGTTGTCTGCAACAACCCTTTTCAAAACCATGCCCTccaaaaa ctTCCAACTTCTGTTTTGGACTGGAGTACCAGCAGTCAATGCAGTGATGACATCCACAGCGGACTTTACACCTCTCTTAC CTCTCTGGTTGGGGCTTACACATCCCAAGATGCCAGTGATTGGACG TTTGGCTTGGATGTTCTAGAAAGACCGGAGTTTGAAAAGTTAGATATGGGAGCAACCCGCTCCAAAGCCTACAGGTTCGCTTCAAAAAGGAGCAAAGAGGATCGCTACACTTTCAGCACACACAGTGTCACCTGCAGCCATTATGA TTTTATGGTATCAATCACACCTCCCTTAACCTTAAAATTCAAAAAACGGTTAGACCTCCTGCCAACTCACTACAACTCCTCTACTAAGAATGAGTTTAGAAAGCTGATAGACATCTATGGCACACACTACGCGAGACAG GTTAATCTTGGAGGACGACTGAGACGACTGATAACTTTACGAAGCTGCTTGGCCTCCATGAATGGGTTAAAGTCAAATGAG ATCGAGACATGTTTATCTATGGGTGTAGCTGTTGGCTTGGGGAAGATGAAAATCTCTAGTGTCCCAGATTCTTGCATTGGTGTCCTAAAAAACAAGGACTCTGCCACTAACTTCAGATCTGGTCTCCACCAACACTTCACAGAGGTATCAGGAGGAAATGGTTGGTTGGGGAAGTTTTCAATTTTCCAAAATGATTCCATGGGCTACATGAACTGGCTAAAGAGCCTGAAAGAACATCCAGATGTTGTTTCATACTCCCTTCGACCTCTCTATAGGCTCATGCCAAATGAGCTTCAAAAGGCAGCAGTGAAAGCTGCTATTTGGCAGTACTTGAAGGACACTGGTGTTAAGAAACCACCCGAAGAGCCACAATGTGACGACAAAACTCCTAATGTGGCCTCTAACTGCTGCCCTCTGCACACCTCATGGGGAAATCTATCAGTGACCATTGTTCAAGCCTGGAAACTATACGGAGATGTCGTTGGAGTTACTGACAG CTATGCTAAGCTGCGCTATGGTCCCGTGCAACGCAGGACCAAAATGATTCAATCCGATGATCCTCAGTGGAACGCTGAGTTTAATTTGGGCAAG GTTGACACAAGCCACCAATTGCTGATTGAGGTTTGGGATGAAGACTCATCAAAATCTGACGACCTTCTCGTACAGTGCGTGATGTACCTGATGCCTGGCAGTTACACTTTCACGTGCTCATCATATCTTGGACACCTTCTGTTTAAATTCACGTTGACCTGTGACCCGTATCTGACTGGAGAAAAATGCATCGTTTATAAACCATCTCCCTTAGTGACAGGAGATTAG